Proteins encoded by one window of Paraburkholderia terrae:
- a CDS encoding PLP-dependent aminotransferase family protein gives MIEQWREAVGAVHGVESKYKRLVKAITTDIESESLRAGARLPPQRDVASELSISVQTVTNAYKELERQGLIRCEVGRGSFVAERVTETMSNYMLDTAERSVIDFSIARIIHTPEHDAMWRKVCATLSKIEDQPWIRAFRPIAGFEHHRQAGIAWLQTMGMPASMDTMLVTNGAAHGIFLALASLVGPGDTVLCESLTDHGVIGSANVLGFTLKGLEIDEYGIHPEHFEEMCDSERITALVCTPTLNNPTVAMMPESRRRSIARIAERYGVFVIEDDVYGPLPASRPAPISSHIPDLSFYCTSMSKSVLAGLRIGYLTTPRRLALRAESVLRVSSWMATSPMAEVATRWINDGTAARLVDMQRGRLAIRQALAKKILDPYVLGSHPQGLSVWLRVPDHWQADRLVRELRNRNIAVTSPDPFLVRGADRPNAVRLCVGAEVSDEVYQEALETMRDVFEQYPQVHDFG, from the coding sequence GTGATCGAGCAATGGCGGGAAGCGGTCGGCGCAGTGCATGGCGTCGAGTCGAAATACAAGCGGCTGGTGAAGGCGATTACGACCGATATCGAAAGCGAGTCGCTGCGCGCGGGCGCGCGTCTGCCGCCGCAGCGCGACGTGGCTTCAGAGCTGTCGATCAGCGTGCAGACCGTGACGAATGCGTACAAGGAACTGGAGCGGCAAGGGTTGATCCGCTGCGAAGTGGGCCGGGGCAGCTTCGTCGCCGAGCGCGTCACGGAGACGATGTCGAACTACATGCTCGATACGGCGGAGCGCTCCGTCATCGACTTTTCGATTGCACGCATCATCCATACGCCCGAGCACGACGCGATGTGGCGCAAGGTGTGCGCGACGCTCTCGAAGATCGAAGACCAGCCGTGGATCCGCGCGTTCAGGCCGATTGCGGGCTTCGAGCATCATCGCCAGGCGGGCATCGCGTGGCTGCAGACAATGGGCATGCCCGCTTCGATGGATACGATGCTCGTCACCAATGGCGCGGCGCATGGGATCTTTCTCGCGCTCGCGTCGCTGGTCGGTCCCGGCGATACGGTGCTATGCGAAAGCCTGACCGATCACGGCGTGATCGGCTCCGCGAATGTGCTTGGGTTTACGCTGAAAGGACTCGAGATCGACGAGTACGGCATTCACCCCGAGCATTTCGAAGAGATGTGCGACAGCGAGCGCATCACGGCGCTCGTCTGCACGCCCACACTGAACAATCCCACCGTTGCGATGATGCCCGAGTCGCGACGCCGTTCGATTGCGCGGATCGCGGAACGCTACGGCGTGTTCGTGATCGAGGACGATGTGTATGGGCCGTTGCCCGCATCGCGTCCCGCGCCGATTTCGAGCCATATTCCGGACCTGTCGTTTTACTGCACGAGCATGTCGAAGTCGGTGCTCGCGGGCTTGCGCATCGGCTATCTGACGACGCCGCGCCGGCTCGCGCTGCGCGCCGAGAGTGTGCTGCGCGTGAGCAGCTGGATGGCGACCTCTCCGATGGCCGAAGTGGCGACACGCTGGATCAACGACGGCACGGCCGCGCGGCTCGTCGACATGCAGCGCGGGCGGCTGGCGATCCGCCAGGCACTCGCGAAAAAAATACTCGACCCGTACGTGCTGGGCTCGCATCCACAAGGGTTGTCGGTATGGCTGCGCGTGCCAGATCACTGGCAGGCCGACCGGCTCGTGCGCGAACTGCGCAACCGTAATATCGCCGTGACGTCGCCCGATCCGTTTCTCGTGCGCGGCGCGGACCGGCCCAATGCCGTGCGCTTGTGCGTAGGCGCGGAAGTGAGCGACGAGGTCTATCAGGAAGCGCTCGAAACGATGCGCGACGTGTTCGAGCAATACCCACAGGTGCATGACTTTGGCTGA